In a single window of the Nicotiana tomentosiformis chromosome 8, ASM39032v3, whole genome shotgun sequence genome:
- the LOC104089637 gene encoding SUN domain-containing protein 5 — MKKLRNVENKDVVSRQDHNGPNKKSFRELSLPLFFSFFCALLLFYSQFVHGNAGNSLAYAETVTNSVNDREFHNSTQPLLESGEKSCKSEVLLELNITVKINDSCSPKDSNATPENSLQRTSALEDVVSTILGYNMLICQMQPPIKHNRRNEDRLLNGRTHLTYPNLEEFRNITKQGKRGSTTSQLVNITHRLEPDGTPYNYASSSKGAKVVAHNKEAKGANNVLNKDHDKYLRNPCSVGGKFFVIELADETLVDAVKIANFEHYSSMLKEFELSGSLVYPTETWNPLGTFVAENVKHAQCFKLPEPKWLRYLKLNLLTHYGSEFYCTISFVEVYGIDAIEQMLEDLIVSSPEPSADKTENFNKTAMLPMIPDSGSNYHETKGVVQNVVEPTNKGVESFDVEQSFKLDEAKKETTTPDFTTKRRKQSNGRTHGDAVLKILLQKVRALELNLSVLEQYIKELSKRQGDILPELDKELSQVSELLEKSKLEIKDLLIWKDNMEKENSDLESWKASVSAQLDLLVNGNRMLRLDVEKVVNDQESLEKKELAVFSISLSFACIAILKLVSERFQTAFQTGRGWTLILVSSSLTALVTLLYS, encoded by the exons ATGAAGAAACTTCGTAATGTCGAAAACAAAGATGTAGTTTCAAGACAAGATCATAATGGCCCCAATAAAAAGAGCTTCCGTGAGCTGTCTTTGCCGctcttcttttcatttttctgCGCCCTTCTCCTTTTTTATTCTCAGTTTGTTCATGGAAATGCAG GGAATTCTCTTGCCTATGCTGAGACTGTAACCAATTCTGTTAATGATAGAGAGTTTCACAACTCCACTCAACCACTTCTAGAAAGTGGAGAGAAGAGCTGCAAATCTGAAGTACTATTGGAACTCAACATAACAGTGAAGATTAATGATTCTTGTAGTCCTAAGGATAGCAATGCAACCCCTGAGAATTCACTTCAGAGAACAAGTGCATTGGAGGATGTAGTATCAACTATTTTAGGTTACAATATGTTAATATGCCAAATGCAGCCACCAATAAAGCATAACAGGCGTAATGAAGATCGGCTACTAAATGGAAGAACTCACTTGACCTATCCGAATCTTGAAGAATTCAGAAACATTACAAAGCAAGGAAAGAGAGGTAGCACAACAAGTCAGTTAGTAAATATAACCCATAGGCTTGAGCCTGACGGTACGCCTTATAATTATGCCTCATCATCCAAGGGTGCTAAAGTGGTGGCCCATAATAAAGAAGCGAAAGGAGCAAACAACGTGCTGAACAAGGATCATGATAAGTATCTCAGGAATCCTTGTTCAGTGGGTGggaaattctttgttattgagcTTGCTGATGAAACTCTAGTTGATGCAGTCAAAATTGCAAATTTCGAGCATTATTCATCTATGCTTAAAGAATTTGAGTTATCTGGGAGTTTGGTATATCCAACTGAGACGTGGAATCCGCTGGGGACTTTTGTTGCCGAAAATGTCAAGCATGCTCAGTGTTTTAAGCTGCCCGAACCAAAATGGCTTAGATACTTGAAGCTGAATTTACTCACTCATTATGGTTCTGAATTTTATTGCACTATAAGTTTTGTCGAGGTGTATGGTATTGATGCAATAGAGCAAATGCTTGAGGATCTTATTGTAAGTTCCCCCGAACCTTCTGCTGATAAAACGGAAAATTTTAATAAAACTGCTATGCTGCCTATGATACCAGATTCAGGTTCTAACTACCATGAGACAAAGGGTGTCGTTCAAAATGTGGTTGAACCGACAAATAAAGGGGTAGAAAGTTTTGATGTAGAGCAAAGTTTTAAATTGGATGAAGCAAAGAAAGAAACCACTACCCCTGATTTTACAACAAAACGTAGGAAGCAATCAAATGGAAGAACTCACGGGGATGCAGTCCTAAAAATACTGTTGCAGAAGGTGAGAGCGCTTGAGTTGAACTTATCTGTCCTGGAGCAGTACATTAAAGAGCTGAGCAAGAGGCAAGGTGACATTTTGCCTGAGCTAGACAAAGAACTTTCTCAAGTTTCAGAACTTTTAGAAAAAAGCAAATTGGAGATCAAAGATCTCCTGATATGGAAAGATAATATG GAGAAAGAAAATAGTGATCTTGAATCTTGGAAAGCCTCTGTCTCAGCTCAATTGGATTTATTGGTCAACGGAAATCGCATGCTAAG ATTAGACGTCGAAAAGGTTGTGAATGACCAAGAGAGTTTGGAAAAGAAAGAGTTGGCTGTGTTTTCAATCAGCTTATCTTTTGCATGTATTGCAATTCTTAAGTTAGTTTCAGAGAGATTCCAAACAGCATTTCAGACAGGCCGAGGTTGGACGTTGATTCTTGTTAGCAGCAGCCTAACTGCTCTTGTCACATTGCTATATAGCTAA
- the LOC104097725 gene encoding F-box/kelch-repeat protein At3g23880-like: protein MESERDEASNRHSKRSKCTKRAQLPSNSASNQHPKGRKRTKRAQYPSNSVQYSNLKIPVLPPELITEILSRLPVKSLLQFRSVSKSWVAIISSPEFIKIHLSLSANKNKEDTHHILKLGLSGSGWKFKDCPLSSLFCDSVVNEAFDLVYPIKNASKDISIVGSCNGLILLAHYSEYSLLWNPTIRKCKKLPEFKPRLKKNNYAVYGFGYDEFHDDYKVVGIFNNYGGSDYVEFKMYSLKSDSWTSVDYCGEILNASGSSQKMKLDGWGLFVNGKLHWDTITSGPVVRTGKNIISFDLANEKWEKLEKPLVGKNELCVGMLGSDLSVFCDYEESYLGAWVMKEYGVKESWVKMFTIEYPKGQSLYPPFFMSSKGEILVVFGSTFMIYNSKDHSVRYTNVTNSGDCSLTEIYIESLVCPFSTEGTENATKERKKLRSKQSSNK from the coding sequence ATGGAATCTGAGAGAGACGAAGCTTCCAATCGACACTCAAAGCGGAGCAAATGCACAAAACGTGCTCAATTGCCATCAAATTCAGCCTCCAATCAACACCCAAAGGGGAGAAAACGCACAAAACGAGCTCAATATCCATCAAATTCAGTGcaatattcaaacttgaaaatcccTGTTCTTCCACCAGAACTCATCACTGAAATCCTCTCAAGGCTTCCAGTCAAATCCCTCTTGCAATTCAGGTCTGTTTCAAAATCTTGGGTTGCTATAATCTCTAGCCCTGAATTTATCAAGATCCATCTCAGTTTATCAGCTAATAAAAACAAGGAAGACACCCACCATATACTTAAATTAGGTCTTAGTGGATCGGGTTGGAAATTTAAAGACTGCCCTCTTAGTTCTTTATTTTGTGACTCTGTTGTTAACGAGGCTTTTGACTTGGTTTATCCCATTAAAAATGCCAGTAAAGATATCAGTATTGTGGGTTCTTGCAATGGATTGATTTTGCTTGCCCACTATTCAGAATATTCGTTACTATGGAATCCAACAATTAGAAAATGCAAGAAATTGCCTGAGTTTAAACCTAGATTGAAGAAAAATAACTATGCCGTATATGGTTTTGGATATGATGAGTTCCATGATGATTATAAGGTAGTGGgtatttttaataattatggCGGTTCAGATTACGTGGAGTTCAAAATGTATAGTCTAAAGAGTGATTCTTGGACTAGTGTTGATTATTGTGGGGAGATATTAAATGCTTCAGGCTCTTCTCAAAAAATGAAATTAGATGGTTGGGGTTTGTTTGTGAATGGGAAGCTTCATTGGGATACTATTACTTCTGGTCCAGTTGTGCGTACGGGCAAGAACATCATTTCTTTTGATTTAGCTAATGAGAAATGGGAAAAGTTGGAGAAGCCCTTAGTTGGAAAGAATGAATTGTGTGTGGGAATGTTGGGAAGTGATCTTTCTGTCTTTTGTGATTATGAAGAATCTTATTTAGGTGCTTGGGTTATGAAGGAGTATGGGGTTAAAGAATCTTGGGTAAAGATGTTTACCATCGAGTATCCAAAAGGTCAATCTCTGTATCCACCCTTTTTCATGTCAAGTAAAGGTGAAATATTGGTGGTGTTTGGATCAACTTTCATGATATACAATTCAAAAGATCACTCAGTCAGATACACAAATGTTACTAACTCTGGTGATTGTTCTCTTACGGAAATCTACATTGAAAGCTTGGTTTGTCCTTTTTCTACTGAAGGGACAGAGAATGCAACAAAAGAACGGAAAAAGCTCAGATCAAAACAATCGAGTAACAAATAA